The Stenotrophomonas rhizophila genome has a window encoding:
- the rnr gene encoding ribonuclease R — protein MKSKKPTRGAKAPKSPAPKQVAGPSGKSRAAAKSGKLPPWMPESMSTPAPPRGGKRSGPRPDGPPIPTRRNPRPSAPVGSVEDPFAAREAERYAQPIASREAILQLLDRCDGPQTAEEVGIHLGLTEPDRADALGKRLGAMVRDGQLVQNRRGGFAPVQATNLITGVVIANPEGFGFLRPVDGGGDDLFLPPYEMRKVMHGDRVLANVTGIDRRGRREGSIARVLERGMTRLIGRFSVEFGINYVVPDDKRIQRNVQIPPDQTGDARDGQLVVCELTQAPDTRRPPIGRIIAVLGDKLTASLIVETAIHGHELPFEFPQQVLDEAASVPMQVEPAMIGDRVDLRSTPLVTIDGEDAKDFDDAVYCEPNAEGFRLVVAIADVSNYVRPGTPLDDEAQKRATSVYFPGFVVPMLPETLSNGICSLMPKVDRMCFVCDMQVNRDGEVIHSRFYEAVMNSHARLTYTQVWQAVGENDPAARNAIGALLPQVERLHQLYKVLAKARTRRGAIEFESSEVRFVLDNTGEVTQAGMLVRNDAHKLIEECMIAANVQAARYLLYKQVPAPFRDHAKPPEAKFEDLLEFLKEFKLSLPPWSKVQPGDYTKLLKKVRERPDSALIESVLLRSQSLAVYSPDNQGHFGLALDAYAHFTSPIRRYPDLLVHRAIKHALSGKPLEKFTYTQREMAALALQCSERERRADEAEREVDERYRAAWMEKHVGGQFDGVISGVTSFGLFVELDDSKVNGLVHVTQLPHDYYQFDATRKTLSGERRGTSYRLGDRVRILVLKASMEERKIDFRLVEEKGDEEPQLPPRGQPAKRKKQKY, from the coding sequence ATGAAATCAAAGAAACCGACCCGGGGCGCAAAAGCCCCCAAGTCCCCGGCGCCCAAGCAGGTTGCCGGTCCGTCGGGCAAGTCCCGCGCTGCTGCCAAGTCCGGCAAGCTGCCGCCCTGGATGCCCGAGTCCATGAGCACCCCCGCACCGCCCCGTGGCGGCAAGCGCTCCGGTCCCCGCCCGGATGGCCCGCCCATTCCCACCCGTCGCAACCCGCGCCCGAGCGCGCCGGTGGGCAGCGTGGAAGATCCCTTTGCCGCCCGTGAAGCTGAACGCTACGCCCAGCCCATCGCCAGCCGCGAGGCCATCCTGCAGTTGCTCGACCGCTGCGATGGTCCGCAGACCGCCGAAGAGGTGGGTATCCATCTGGGCCTGACCGAGCCGGACCGTGCGGATGCCCTCGGCAAACGCCTGGGCGCCATGGTCCGCGACGGCCAGCTGGTGCAGAACCGCCGCGGCGGCTTCGCCCCGGTGCAGGCCACCAACCTCATCACCGGCGTGGTGATCGCCAACCCGGAAGGGTTCGGCTTCCTGCGCCCGGTCGACGGGGGCGGGGACGACCTGTTCCTGCCGCCGTATGAAATGCGCAAGGTCATGCACGGCGACCGCGTGCTGGCCAACGTCACCGGCATCGACCGCCGCGGCCGACGCGAAGGCAGCATCGCCCGCGTGCTCGAGCGCGGCATGACCCGCCTGATCGGCCGCTTCAGCGTCGAGTTCGGCATCAATTACGTGGTGCCCGATGACAAGCGCATCCAGCGCAACGTACAGATCCCGCCTGACCAGACCGGCGATGCCCGCGACGGCCAGCTGGTGGTGTGCGAACTGACCCAGGCACCTGACACCCGTCGCCCGCCGATCGGCCGCATCATCGCCGTGCTCGGCGACAAGCTCACTGCCTCGCTGATCGTGGAAACCGCGATCCACGGCCATGAGCTGCCGTTCGAGTTCCCGCAGCAGGTGCTGGACGAAGCCGCCTCGGTGCCGATGCAGGTGGAGCCGGCCATGATCGGCGACCGCGTCGACCTGCGCAGCACGCCGCTGGTCACCATCGACGGCGAAGACGCCAAGGACTTCGACGACGCGGTCTACTGCGAACCCAACGCCGAAGGCTTCCGCCTGGTGGTGGCCATCGCGGACGTCTCCAACTACGTCCGTCCCGGCACGCCGCTGGACGATGAGGCACAGAAGCGCGCCACCTCGGTGTACTTCCCGGGCTTCGTGGTCCCGATGCTGCCGGAGACGCTGTCCAACGGCATCTGCTCGCTGATGCCCAAGGTCGACCGCATGTGCTTCGTCTGCGACATGCAGGTGAACCGCGACGGCGAAGTCATCCACTCGCGTTTCTACGAAGCGGTGATGAACTCGCACGCGCGCCTGACCTACACCCAGGTCTGGCAGGCGGTGGGCGAAAACGATCCGGCCGCGCGCAATGCCATCGGCGCGCTGCTGCCGCAGGTCGAGCGCCTGCACCAGCTTTACAAGGTGCTGGCCAAGGCCCGCACCCGTCGTGGTGCGATCGAGTTCGAATCCTCCGAAGTTCGCTTCGTGCTCGACAACACCGGCGAAGTCACCCAGGCCGGCATGCTGGTGCGCAACGATGCGCACAAGCTGATCGAGGAATGCATGATCGCGGCCAACGTGCAGGCCGCACGCTACCTGCTGTACAAGCAGGTGCCGGCCCCGTTCCGTGACCACGCCAAGCCGCCGGAAGCCAAGTTCGAGGACCTGCTGGAGTTCCTCAAGGAATTCAAGCTGAGCCTGCCGCCGTGGTCCAAGGTGCAGCCGGGCGATTACACCAAGCTGCTCAAGAAGGTGCGCGAGCGCCCCGATTCGGCGCTGATCGAATCGGTGCTGCTGCGCAGCCAGAGCCTGGCGGTGTACTCGCCGGACAACCAGGGCCACTTCGGCCTGGCGCTGGATGCGTATGCGCACTTCACCTCGCCGATCCGCCGTTACCCGGATCTGCTGGTGCACCGTGCAATCAAGCATGCGCTGAGCGGCAAGCCGCTGGAGAAGTTCACCTATACCCAGCGCGAAATGGCCGCGCTGGCGCTGCAGTGCTCCGAACGCGAGCGCCGGGCCGACGAGGCCGAGCGCGAGGTCGACGAGCGCTACCGCGCGGCGTGGATGGAAAAGCACGTGGGCGGCCAGTTCGACGGCGTGATCAGCGGCGTGACCAGCTTCGGCCTGTTCGTGGAACTGGACGATTCCAAGGTCAACGGCCTGGTCCATGTCACCCAGCTGCCGCACGACTATTACCAGTTCGACGCGACCCGCAAGACGCTCAGCGGCGAACGCCGTGGCACCAGCTACCGCCTGGGTGACCGTGTGCGGATCCTGGTGCTCAAGGCCAGCATGGAAGAGCGCAAGATCGACTTCCGGCTGGTGGAAGAGAAGGGCGACGAAGAACCCCAGCTGCCGCCCCGCGGCCAGCCGGCCAAGCGGAAGAAGCAGAAATACTGA
- a CDS encoding GFA family protein, with translation MNPVPEFSGGCQCGAVRFHVRGALPDRSICHCRMCQKAFGAYYAPLVSVRGADFQWTRGEPRRFQSSNHFRRGFCADCGTPLTYEGEDGMAVAAGAFDQPERLPPTVQYGTESKLPFVDQLGALEVILQEDDPDAERLRTLVSHQHPDHDTPRWPR, from the coding sequence ATGAACCCGGTTCCCGAATTCTCCGGCGGTTGCCAATGCGGCGCGGTCCGCTTCCATGTCCGCGGCGCCCTGCCGGATCGTTCCATCTGCCACTGCCGGATGTGCCAGAAGGCCTTCGGGGCGTACTACGCCCCGCTGGTCTCGGTACGCGGGGCCGATTTCCAGTGGACCCGTGGCGAGCCGCGCCGGTTCCAGTCCTCCAACCACTTCCGCCGGGGCTTCTGCGCCGACTGCGGCACGCCGCTGACCTACGAAGGCGAAGACGGCATGGCCGTGGCCGCCGGCGCGTTCGATCAGCCTGAACGGCTGCCACCGACCGTGCAGTATGGCACCGAGTCCAAGCTGCCGTTCGTGGACCAGCTGGGTGCGCTCGAGGTGATCCTGCAGGAAGATGACCCCGACGCAGAGCGCCTGCGCACGCTGGTTTCCCACCAGCACCCGGACCACGACACCCCCCGCTGGCCCCGTTGA
- the rlmB gene encoding 23S rRNA (guanosine(2251)-2'-O)-methyltransferase RlmB, with amino-acid sequence MSKQSQWIVGVNAVASSIENDAENVREVLIEASAKNPRLTEIEENARRKGIDVRKVNTQALDGVGGSVRHQGVAARYQAARTYGENELEGLVEAAEGKALLLILDEVQDPHNLGACLRSAAAAGATAVIIPKDKSATVNATVRKTSAGAADRIPVVAVTNLSRCLKDLQKQGVWIYGLAGEATTSLYSIDLKGNVALVLGGEADGMRRLTRENCDGLVKIPMPGDIESLNVSVAAGVSLFEAVRQRS; translated from the coding sequence ATGAGCAAGCAAAGCCAGTGGATTGTCGGCGTCAACGCCGTCGCCTCCTCGATCGAGAACGATGCCGAGAACGTCCGCGAAGTGCTCATCGAAGCGAGCGCGAAGAATCCGCGGCTGACCGAGATCGAGGAAAACGCACGCCGCAAGGGCATCGACGTGCGCAAGGTGAACACCCAGGCGCTGGATGGCGTGGGCGGTTCGGTCCGCCACCAGGGCGTGGCTGCGCGCTACCAGGCAGCCCGCACCTACGGTGAGAACGAGCTGGAAGGCCTGGTCGAGGCGGCCGAGGGCAAGGCCCTGCTGCTGATCCTGGACGAGGTGCAGGACCCGCACAACCTGGGCGCCTGCCTGCGCAGCGCGGCGGCCGCCGGTGCCACCGCAGTGATCATTCCCAAGGACAAGTCGGCCACGGTCAATGCCACCGTGCGCAAGACCTCGGCCGGCGCCGCCGACCGCATCCCGGTGGTGGCGGTGACCAACCTGTCGCGCTGCCTGAAGGACCTGCAGAAGCAGGGCGTGTGGATCTACGGCCTGGCCGGCGAAGCCACCACCTCGCTGTATTCGATCGACCTGAAGGGCAACGTGGCGCTGGTGCTGGGCGGCGAAGCCGACGGCATGCGCCGCCTGACCCGCGAAAACTGCGACGGCCTGGTCAAGATCCCGATGCCAGGCGACATCGAGAGCCTGAACGTCTCGGTGGCTGCGGGTGTCAGCCTGTTTGAAGCCGTGCGTCAGCGAAGCTGA
- a CDS encoding TolC family protein: MKTSILLSTTLLLSACVSTGQYQVDPPSVPAVYGRGDAQRNAPVETSNAPSPLRTDVRDDAWWTGFGDPRLDRVIALALQANTDLASAGLAVQRARLQAGLSDNALWPQPSGSVGSSGNRPIDQGADWNRSSSAGVSLQWEIDLWGRLRTQRDIAQWEAQASEEDLQNTALLVIGDVATQYWTLAYLNQSIAAGEANLVRLQRTRELVQARFTAGAVSRLEVRQATQQLEAQRAAQSVLEQQRVASRNALTVLLDGQPWPQADEPQALDGAGSPAIAEGLPADLLGRRPDLRAAELRLRNSLKNIKVTATSYYPALSLTGGVSSGATTLSDVLKNPVASLGAGLSLPFLNLRQAQLDTQIAGTDYQIAANTFRRTLYTALSEVDNALSARTQLATQVAASQASYDEAVQIERMYEVRYRVGATDLRTWLEAQQTRRDAELSLASVKQKQLVNDVTLFKALGGSANGTV; the protein is encoded by the coding sequence ATGAAGACGTCCATCCTGTTATCCACCACCCTGCTGCTGTCGGCCTGCGTCAGTACCGGCCAGTACCAGGTCGACCCGCCCAGCGTGCCGGCCGTGTACGGCCGTGGCGATGCGCAGCGCAACGCGCCTGTGGAAACATCCAACGCACCCTCCCCGCTGCGGACCGACGTGCGCGACGACGCCTGGTGGACCGGCTTCGGCGACCCGCGGCTGGACCGCGTGATCGCGCTTGCGCTGCAGGCCAACACCGACCTGGCCTCGGCCGGGCTGGCGGTGCAGCGCGCACGCCTGCAGGCCGGGCTGAGCGACAACGCGCTGTGGCCGCAGCCGTCGGGCAGCGTCGGCAGCAGCGGCAATCGCCCGATCGACCAGGGCGCCGACTGGAACCGCAGCAGTTCGGCCGGGGTCTCGCTGCAGTGGGAAATCGACCTGTGGGGCCGCCTGCGCACCCAGCGCGACATCGCGCAGTGGGAAGCCCAGGCCAGCGAGGAAGACCTGCAGAACACGGCACTGCTGGTGATCGGCGACGTGGCCACGCAGTACTGGACCCTGGCCTACCTCAACCAGTCCATCGCGGCCGGCGAGGCGAATCTGGTACGCCTGCAGCGTACCCGGGAACTGGTGCAGGCCCGCTTCACCGCCGGCGCGGTATCGCGGCTGGAAGTGCGCCAGGCCACCCAGCAGCTGGAAGCGCAGCGTGCCGCGCAGAGCGTGCTGGAGCAGCAGCGCGTGGCCAGCCGCAATGCGCTGACCGTGCTGCTGGATGGCCAGCCATGGCCGCAGGCCGACGAGCCGCAGGCGCTGGACGGCGCCGGCAGCCCGGCCATCGCCGAAGGCCTGCCGGCCGACCTGCTGGGCCGGCGCCCGGACCTGCGCGCAGCCGAGCTGCGCCTGCGCAACAGCCTGAAGAACATCAAGGTGACCGCCACCAGCTACTACCCGGCGTTGAGCCTCACCGGCGGGGTGAGCAGCGGCGCGACCACGCTGTCGGATGTGCTGAAGAACCCGGTGGCCTCCCTGGGTGCGGGGCTGTCGCTGCCGTTCCTCAACCTCCGCCAGGCGCAGCTGGATACGCAGATCGCCGGTACCGATTACCAGATCGCGGCCAACACCTTCCGGCGCACGCTGTACACGGCGCTGTCGGAGGTGGACAACGCGCTGTCGGCGCGCACCCAGCTCGCCACCCAGGTGGCGGCGTCGCAGGCGTCGTATGACGAAGCGGTGCAGATCGAGCGCATGTACGAAGTGCGTTACCGGGTCGGCGCCACCGACCTGCGCACCTGGCTGGAAGCGCAGCAGACCCGCCGCGACGCCGAACTGTCGCTGGCGTCGGTGAAGCAGAAACAGCTGGTCAACGACGTGACGCTGTTCAAGGCGTTGGGGGGCAGCGCCAACGGAACGGTTTGA
- a CDS encoding MacB family efflux pump subunit: MKTAPTGAPLLRLRDLRREFPAGDETIAVLRDVNLDIAAGEMVAIVGQSGSGKSTLMNILGCLDRPTRGSYQVAGRETGSMLPDELAELRREHFGFIFQRYHLLGDLDARGNVEVPSVYAGSPAPVRSARAEQLLQRLGLGDRMRHKPGQLSGGQQQRVSIARALMNGGEVILADEPTGALDTRSGEEVMGILGELHAEGHTIIIVTHDMSVAEHAQRIIEIRDGEIIADRVNPKAPSYRAQRTPTVAATKGHSWRAARDRFTEAFRMALLAMNAHRLRTFLTMLGIIIGIASVVSVVAMGNGSQQQILQNISALGTNTIDVYPGRGFGDMRSARVQTLKASDADALSRQSYIDSVTPSVSSSVTARYRNQSATAQVSGVGEQFFRVKGVTLSAGSFFDADAVKGLAQVAVIDENTRTQFFPNGADPVGQVILLGNVPVRVIGVAQRQSMGFGSSTSLSIWVPYTTVMSRMLGQSHVSSITVRVDDATPMDAAQAAISRLLVMRHGTEDFFLSNSAEIRDTIEQTTRTMTLLISAIAAIALLVGGIGVMNIMLVSVTERTREIGVRMAVGARQSDIRQQFLIEAVLVCLLGGLLGVGLSLVVGWVFDTFAPDFKMLFSTASIVAAFACSSLIGVAFGFLPARNAAQLDPVEALARE, from the coding sequence ATGAAGACCGCTCCCACGGGCGCGCCGCTGCTGCGGCTGCGCGACCTGCGCCGCGAATTCCCGGCCGGCGACGAAACCATTGCCGTACTGCGCGACGTCAACCTGGACATCGCCGCCGGCGAGATGGTGGCCATCGTCGGCCAGTCCGGCTCGGGCAAGTCGACGCTGATGAACATCCTCGGCTGCCTGGACCGCCCCACCCGCGGCAGCTACCAGGTGGCAGGCCGTGAGACCGGCAGCATGCTGCCGGACGAACTGGCCGAACTGCGCCGCGAACATTTCGGCTTCATCTTCCAGCGCTACCACCTGCTCGGCGACCTCGACGCGCGCGGCAACGTGGAAGTGCCGTCGGTGTATGCCGGCAGCCCGGCGCCGGTGCGCAGCGCGCGCGCCGAACAGCTGCTGCAGCGGCTGGGCCTGGGCGACCGCATGCGGCACAAGCCGGGCCAGCTGTCCGGTGGCCAGCAGCAGCGCGTGTCCATCGCGCGGGCGCTGATGAACGGTGGCGAGGTGATCCTGGCCGACGAGCCGACCGGCGCGCTGGACACCAGATCCGGTGAGGAAGTGATGGGCATCCTCGGCGAGCTGCATGCCGAAGGCCACACCATCATCATCGTCACCCACGACATGTCGGTGGCCGAGCACGCCCAGCGCATCATCGAGATCCGCGACGGCGAGATCATCGCCGACCGCGTCAATCCCAAGGCGCCCAGCTACCGTGCGCAGCGCACGCCGACCGTGGCCGCCACCAAAGGCCACAGCTGGCGTGCCGCCCGCGACCGCTTCACCGAAGCGTTCCGGATGGCGCTGCTGGCAATGAACGCGCACCGCCTGCGCACCTTCCTGACCATGCTCGGCATCATCATCGGCATCGCCTCGGTGGTATCGGTGGTGGCGATGGGCAACGGCTCGCAGCAGCAGATCCTGCAGAACATCAGCGCGCTGGGCACCAACACCATCGACGTCTACCCCGGGCGCGGCTTCGGCGACATGCGCTCGGCAAGAGTGCAGACGCTCAAGGCCAGCGATGCCGACGCGTTGTCGCGGCAGAGCTACATCGACAGCGTCACCCCCAGCGTGTCTTCGTCGGTCACCGCGCGCTACCGGAACCAGTCGGCCACGGCCCAGGTCAGCGGCGTGGGGGAGCAGTTCTTCCGGGTCAAGGGCGTGACCCTGAGCGCCGGCAGTTTCTTCGATGCCGATGCGGTGAAGGGGCTGGCGCAGGTGGCGGTGATCGATGAGAACACCCGCACCCAGTTCTTCCCCAACGGCGCCGACCCCGTCGGCCAGGTGATCCTGCTGGGTAACGTGCCGGTGCGCGTGATCGGCGTGGCCCAGCGCCAGAGCATGGGCTTTGGCAGCAGTACCAGCCTGTCGATCTGGGTGCCCTACACCACGGTGATGTCGCGCATGCTCGGCCAGAGCCATGTCTCCAGCATCACCGTGCGGGTGGACGATGCCACCCCGATGGATGCGGCGCAGGCCGCCATTTCCAGGCTGCTGGTCATGCGCCATGGCACGGAGGACTTCTTCCTCAGCAACAGCGCCGAGATCCGCGACACCATCGAGCAGACCACCCGCACGATGACCCTGCTGATCAGCGCCATCGCCGCGATCGCGCTGCTGGTCGGCGGGATCGGGGTGATGAACATCATGCTGGTGTCGGTCACCGAGCGCACCCGCGAGATCGGCGTGCGCATGGCGGTGGGCGCGCGGCAGAGCGACATCCGCCAGCAGTTCCTGATCGAAGCAGTGCTGGTCTGCCTGCTCGGCGGCCTGCTGGGCGTGGGCCTGTCGCTGGTGGTGGGCTGGGTGTTCGACACCTTCGCCCCTGATTTCAAGATGCTGTTCTCCACTGCCTCGATCGTGGCCGCGTTCGCGTGCTCCAGTCTGATCGGCGTGGCGTTCGGCTTCCTTCCGGCACGCAATGCGGCCCAACTCGATCCCGTGGAGGCGCTGGCGCGCGAATGA
- a CDS encoding efflux RND transporter periplasmic adaptor subunit, whose translation MKSRLPTTRRGRVLLLIALALLVCGIVAWTLRKPGAPTLATSPVTRGDLEQTVEATGVIDAYKLVSVGAQASGQIKSLKVQLGDTVRQGDLIAEIDATTQRNAVLNAQASLDQVTAQRAVQQATLRQAELEFARQQEMLAAEATSRAEFDSAEAALKTARAQVKAYDAQIQGRQTELGTANANLAYTRITAPMDGTVVAVVAEEGRTVNANQTAPTIVMLARLDLVTVNAEVSEADVVKIKAGMPVYFTTLGDPDRKYHATLRQINPAPSSIASDSSSSSSSSSSSSSSAVYYNALFDVENPDGTLRIDMTAQVSVLLKQAKGVLIIPSVALGPKSRDGQYIVRVADADGMPQPRKVRIGINTGSSVEVLSGLKEGEKVVVGEGSATPAASGSGNRGGAQMRMGGPGMGPRR comes from the coding sequence GTGAAGTCCCGCCTGCCTACCACCCGTCGCGGCCGCGTGCTGCTGTTGATTGCCCTGGCCCTGCTGGTGTGCGGCATTGTCGCATGGACCCTGCGCAAGCCGGGCGCCCCCACCCTGGCCACCAGCCCGGTGACCCGTGGCGACCTGGAACAGACCGTGGAAGCCACCGGCGTGATCGATGCCTACAAGCTGGTCAGCGTGGGTGCGCAGGCCTCGGGCCAGATCAAATCGCTGAAGGTGCAGCTGGGCGATACCGTCAGGCAGGGCGACCTGATCGCCGAGATCGACGCCACCACCCAGCGCAACGCCGTGCTCAACGCGCAGGCATCGCTGGACCAGGTCACCGCCCAGCGCGCGGTGCAGCAGGCCACCCTGCGCCAGGCCGAACTGGAATTCGCGCGCCAGCAGGAAATGCTGGCGGCCGAAGCCACCTCGCGTGCGGAGTTCGACAGCGCCGAGGCCGCGCTCAAGACCGCCCGTGCGCAGGTCAAGGCCTATGATGCGCAGATCCAAGGCCGCCAGACCGAGCTGGGCACCGCCAATGCCAACCTCGCCTACACCCGCATCACCGCGCCGATGGACGGCACCGTGGTCGCGGTGGTGGCCGAAGAAGGCCGCACCGTGAATGCCAACCAGACCGCACCGACCATCGTGATGCTGGCGCGGCTGGACCTGGTGACGGTCAATGCCGAGGTCTCCGAAGCGGACGTGGTCAAGATCAAGGCCGGCATGCCGGTGTACTTCACCACGCTGGGCGACCCGGACCGCAAGTACCACGCCACCCTGCGCCAGATCAATCCGGCGCCGTCGTCGATCGCCAGCGACAGTTCCAGCAGTTCCAGTTCGTCCAGTTCCAGCTCCAGCTCGGCGGTGTATTACAACGCCCTGTTCGACGTGGAGAACCCGGACGGCACGCTGCGCATCGACATGACCGCGCAGGTGTCGGTGCTGCTCAAGCAGGCCAAGGGCGTGCTGATCATTCCGTCGGTGGCGCTGGGGCCGAAATCGCGCGATGGCCAGTACATAGTGCGCGTGGCAGATGCCGATGGCATGCCGCAGCCGCGCAAGGTCAGGATCGGCATCAACACCGGTTCCAGCGTGGAGGTGCTGTCTGGGCTTAAGGAAGGCGAGAAGGTCGTGGTCGGCGAAGGCAGCGCCACCCCGGCCGCTTCCGGCAGCGGCAACCGCGGTGGCGCGCAGATGCGCATGGGTGGCCCGGGCATGGGGCCGCGTCGATGA
- a CDS encoding response regulator: protein MQRLLIVDDDNDIRQLLAEQLGRAGYQVSTASDGQGMRQVLEREHVDLIVLDLNLPREDGLTLCRDLRARSTTPVIMLTARSEPIDRVLGLEMGADDYLGKPFEPRELLARIRNVLRRTEALPANLEPLAIRRARFSHWIFDLEHRHLVDPDGRVVVLSGAEFRLLRVFVGHANKVLSREQLVSLSSGRSYESQDRAIDLQVSRLRNKLADDGGSDGLIKTVRNEGYVLATAVTLE from the coding sequence ATGCAACGCCTGCTGATCGTCGATGACGACAACGACATCCGCCAGCTGCTGGCCGAACAGCTCGGTCGTGCCGGCTACCAGGTCAGCACCGCCAGCGATGGCCAGGGCATGCGCCAGGTGCTGGAACGCGAGCACGTGGACCTGATCGTGCTCGACCTCAACCTGCCGCGCGAAGATGGCCTGACCCTGTGCCGCGACCTGCGCGCGCGCTCGACCACGCCGGTGATCATGCTCACCGCACGCAGCGAACCGATCGACCGCGTGCTCGGCCTGGAAATGGGCGCAGACGATTACCTCGGCAAGCCGTTCGAACCGCGTGAGCTGCTCGCGCGCATCCGCAACGTGCTGCGCCGGACCGAAGCGCTGCCCGCCAACCTGGAGCCGTTGGCGATCCGCCGCGCGCGCTTCTCGCACTGGATCTTCGATCTGGAGCACCGCCATCTGGTCGACCCGGACGGGCGCGTGGTGGTGCTGTCCGGTGCCGAGTTCCGGCTGCTGCGGGTGTTCGTCGGGCATGCCAACAAGGTGCTCTCGCGTGAGCAGCTGGTATCGCTGAGCAGCGGGCGCAGCTACGAATCGCAGGACCGTGCGATCGACCTGCAGGTCAGCCGGCTGCGCAACAAGCTGGCCGATGACGGTGGCAGCGACGGCCTGATCAAGACCGTGCGCAATGAAGGCTATGTGCTGGCCACGGCGGTCACGCTGGAATGA